In the genome of Leptospira noumeaensis, one region contains:
- a CDS encoding PD-(D/E)XK nuclease family protein, whose amino-acid sequence MKHNFLNTIEGLSNENLITESLAYMLSHPEFSIYQKLFYSHLFSISEHKDTEEWEFEILTQDYNPEHGIPDLVIQNSNSIIILENKFWADFSQKNQYWRYTQILLEKNDFEKKYLVLLCLKNKLGYFKLKIYEQFKLKGIKISNESELTKYLNNSGIEPIFLIWEDIINLFMSKNLLSESIEQFINTRFINLITIQKEELTLLNSKTIPNLLNIIWNTVDQIKGILNNEKFKIGRTGQSRLFYGYTIYYDWGNLWFGQYIDSWRTYDTPFVIQLRENWISEEHIRKKAPEYLRSIGFIENSDLGFLFPFNIENSSTNLAEDIALKLIETLRILEKVNFENSPSA is encoded by the coding sequence ATGAAACATAACTTTTTAAATACGATAGAAGGATTATCCAACGAAAACTTAATTACCGAGTCTTTAGCTTATATGTTAAGTCATCCAGAATTTTCTATTTACCAAAAACTTTTTTATTCGCATCTCTTCTCAATTTCCGAACATAAAGATACAGAAGAATGGGAATTTGAAATCTTAACTCAGGATTATAATCCTGAGCATGGAATACCTGATCTCGTCATTCAAAATAGTAATTCTATTATAATATTAGAAAACAAATTTTGGGCAGATTTTTCACAAAAAAATCAATATTGGCGCTATACGCAAATTCTATTAGAAAAAAATGATTTTGAAAAAAAATACTTAGTACTTCTATGTTTAAAAAATAAGCTCGGATACTTTAAACTAAAAATATACGAACAATTTAAACTTAAAGGTATTAAAATCTCTAATGAATCTGAATTAACGAAATACCTAAACAACTCCGGAATAGAACCAATATTTCTGATTTGGGAAGATATCATAAATCTTTTCATGTCAAAGAATCTACTTTCAGAATCAATTGAACAATTCATAAATACTCGCTTTATTAATTTAATCACAATCCAAAAGGAGGAATTAACTTTGCTAAATTCCAAAACAATCCCAAACTTATTAAATATAATTTGGAATACCGTCGACCAAATTAAAGGCATATTAAATAATGAAAAATTTAAAATTGGCAGAACTGGACAATCAAGACTATTTTATGGATACACAATCTATTATGACTGGGGTAATCTTTGGTTCGGTCAATATATTGATTCATGGAGAACTTACGATACTCCATTTGTAATTCAATTAAGAGAAAATTGGATATCCGAAGAACATATAAGAAAAAAAGCACCAGAATACCTGAGATCAATTGGTTTTATTGAAAACTCTGATTTAGGATTTCTTTTTCCATTTAACATTGAGAATTCATCCACAAACCTAGCTGAAGATATAGCACTTAAACTAATTGAAACATTGAGAATATTAGAAAAGGTAAATTTTGAAAATTCGCCCAGCGCATAA
- a CDS encoding GNAT family N-acetyltransferase, protein MDWENIRLYRLDSKNNILPFDCGDSDLNEFLLNDSLVYTESLIAVTYIFENSKNQNTVAFFSVINDKISAEQTNNSGWKKFRKSIPEKKRFKSYPAVKIGRLGVAIQYQNQGLGSDILNYIKGLFLDSNKTGCRFVTVDAYNNKETLSFYEKNGFVYLTQSDTNEDTRLMYFDLITLV, encoded by the coding sequence ATGGATTGGGAAAATATCCGTCTTTATCGACTTGATAGTAAAAACAATATCTTACCTTTTGATTGCGGTGACTCTGATCTTAACGAATTTCTATTAAATGACTCTCTAGTATATACTGAAAGTTTAATTGCCGTTACTTACATCTTTGAAAATTCAAAAAATCAGAATACAGTAGCATTCTTCAGTGTTATCAATGATAAAATCTCTGCCGAACAAACAAATAATTCCGGATGGAAAAAATTTAGAAAGTCTATACCTGAAAAGAAAAGATTTAAAAGTTATCCTGCAGTTAAAATAGGGAGATTAGGCGTTGCCATTCAATACCAAAATCAAGGTCTAGGATCAGATATTCTAAACTATATAAAGGGCCTATTTCTGGATTCTAATAAAACTGGCTGTCGATTTGTTACCGTAGATGCATATAATAACAAAGAGACACTTAGCTTTTATGAGAAAAATGGATTTGTTTACCTTACCCAGTCAGATACAAATGAAGATACAAGACTAATGTATTTTGACTTAATCACTCTCGTATAA